aatgaaatagtctcatgtttgtttttttgacagaGATAGACATGAAAGAAGAAGCAATAAATTGATTTAACATAACTAGTTGTagttagaatatattttacaatgctgaaaattaaattttgttggaaaggtGGCATCTGGAAGGATAGTATGGTCAGGGGTGCACCATTTGCAGCCCATTAATGTGGTGAAGTGGTCTGTGGACGGTGGACTGGTGGTCTGCGGTGGTCAAGACGGACTGGTAACTGTGTGGGGATTGAGCCACACCACCACTGGCCCCACCAGTACTCCCACACCCCGCCTGGTACTGGCGGACCACTCGTTGCCAATCACGGATCTCACTGTGTCCAGTCCACGGCTAGTAACTGTATCAAGCGATCACACATGCAAGGTAATGTTGTGAACTCATAGTGTAGTGTAATACTTGAGTGACTGTTATTGTAGATAAAAgattgtgaaatgaaatgaaaaatgactttattagaggcgaagttaggactataaagtcctctctaccacttaacctcatacaaattaaactaacatatatatgtatacatttataactaaaacttagtctatttatttacattacgtattaaatgaatcttaaaatcaaaacaatcatcaatatttaatgtaactatatacaaatttacaataatatcgcaagacacacacactcgcattcattcaacttgcatgcaattgccctaagtaccgcacaccaaagccgccaaccgctacaccccctgagcccccagcatcaaggccctgacctccgccccaaagcgagcgcgcttattgTGTTGACAAAGTTTCAGTACAAAAACACTTTATTTCCAACCATCCGTAGCACATagcagtatttatttttaaaatgttatgtatattgCAAATACATCGTGTATTTTTcagaaaaaaggtttttaacgATAACTTTTAATGATGGCATTCTATTACTAATCTCTGAAAggttttaacattacaaatagAATTAGGTTATATGAAATTCACCATCATCATCAAAGACTATTGTATGAATCCATCGGTGAAAGCCATCTGCTGTGTAATACACTCATTGGTAAAAACTATCTGCTGTGTAATACATACATTGGTGTGACCATTTgctgtgtaataaatatattgatagaCATCTCCTGTGTAGTATACACACATTGGTGAGTGCATCCACTGTATAATATACATTGATGATGAGACATCTGCTGTGTAATACATACACTGGTGTGAGCTTttactgtgtaatatatatactCATGAGACATCTGCTGCGTAGTACATAAATTGGTGAGGACAATCTTGTGtaatacacaaattataattgataaaattatttaaaggtgAATGATAGTGCTTGAATAGCTCTGGATATGTGTTAAGCTTGAGTAGAATATTCAGTTTTCTGTATATCAATACTtaaaataagagattttaaaatattactctcAGAgttaataaacaacttaataaaccATGTTTTCTGTAAACTGATAAACCAGGGAGTATAAATCACTAAACAATGCACACTTTCAGTAATTAAGAAAGTAATCAATATGAAGCGTTTGCAAAATTACTAATGTGGAAGAAACAGCTTTTGTGATTACAAGaatattattacatcataaaacattttttgactaGTTTGGTTCTTCATGTATATATAGGACATGAAACATTCCTTGCCACCTACAGGTAAATGTAGAGAAACAATTTTAGAGAAATACTGGTACAGGTTCAGGCTGTACTGTACTGCACTCCTGAAAGTgtaaacaaagtataaaaattacaacgcACATCAGACCATCTGGACCATTACTTATATTGgccaaattaattgaaatataaatcttTCATCTGTAACGCCCTATGTTTTACACCAAaaaacttagaaattatttttaactcagTTACATGCTCCCAAATGACATTTTTGAGCACTTGGGGTTGGTTTATGAAAATTTCTGATTGTAAACATATACAGTTTACTTCTCTTATCCTCCCCATCATGTCATCCCTAGTCACTGGTTTTTTGAGATAAACAAAGTTCTTAATCCTTCTCTACAGTAAGTAATCCATAGTTGATTAAATAGGATAGGTTACAGCATTATTTTTGTCCATCCGTTTTCTTGGAAACTGTTAGTCTATCGTAGCACAAAGAGACAGAAGAGAATGCTATAGAGGAGCACCATCTCGATGTAGATACACCCTTTCTTTGGCTATGTTAAGAAGAACCATAAACAAATCCGGTAAGTGATTAACCACAAATTCATTACACACATTACTTTTATTCAACGAGCCTTTGAAAAAGTGGGGACCAACAGTTTTAGTACGCTTTCAATGTCCCGTATCTCTGGTTATCTACTTAAAACATCCTTTGGGATTCTTGAAGAACAAATATCACCATTTACTTCACGGTTGCTGCAGAAGTTGCCTCATCAACGTCGAAAACCTTTTCCATGATCTTCCTTTATCTTCTCTATGGAGCATGCACAAAAGTTAATGGTGAAGATAGTCATCTTCAGATAGTTGTGGTGTCTGCCCCTTTTATTTTTTTGGCTGGTGGTCAGGCCTGTAACTGTACAGAGCCTTCTTCCTGGTCTTAGTTACAGCTGACTGCTTCATGTGCTCCTTCTAGAAGCTTCTGTATATTTTTGTCACAGTTCCTATAAGATAGTATGAGGTTTATAGCTAGCTTTCTTGGCTTCCAGAGTGGATATCTTGGAGCTAGCACTTAAAACCTGGCTTATCTGCTCCCGTAATGTTCCGGTGCCGTGAAGATGTTTCTAACCATATATGGCCTCCATAAGTTGTAGCTTAGCTTCTAGAGGCTAAGGCGTATGTGGGTACGGTTGACGATCCTGTCCTCAGTTGTAATGTATGTATGTTGTTCCAGATGTATGACTTGGAAGGTGGCTCTCTGCTGGTATCTGTGGTGGTGAACAGTTTACCAACATCAGTGGCCTTGTCGCCTCTAGAGACTGAGGTGTATGTTGGCACAGCTGATGGTCCTGTCCTCGTTATAAGTATGACCTCACCACCTCGCCAGTTGGAGTATCACCTGGATGCAGAGAACACCAAGGTATTATCAGGCCACTCGGCAGCTGTGCGCAGCCTCTCTGCCTCCCGCTGCGGTTCTCTGCTGCTGTCCGGGTCTGTGGACGGTTCTGTGAAGTTGTGGAACGTTGTCAGCGGCCATTGTGAGCTAGACCTCTCCCATCAAGGGCCTGTCACCAACGCTTTCTTTGCTCCCAAGGCACCTCAGATGTTCCACACCGAGCTGAAGCCTTCAGTCGTCCTCAGTGGCTTCCAGACTGCGAATAGTGAACAGACAGACTGTATCTCAGTGATCACGGAGAGACCCCTAGCTCTCTGTAGTGACAGAACACTTACCGTAGATACAACCCAGACAGACCCTTCCTCCGAGGCCAGGATCAAATCCATGCAGATGGAAATCGATCTGCTCCGGTCCATCAACTCCAATCTGTATAGGTTCTCcgtgaataaaataataaggaaCAATAAAACTGTTTCCCCTGTTGCTCGAACTGTGGAAGGAACTGGACCAAATAAGACAAGCaaaaagaagaataatttaaagaaaacatcCAAACATGGTTTTAATAGTCAGACAAAACATGTTGTTCCCGTTATTGGTTCAAGTGTTAATGgtatttcaaaaaagaaaaagaagaaaaagagaaAGAACAAGattgaaataactaattaaattatatcataagTTACATTTTGCTGGACTTTATATGAAATATAGCCCATTTTCTTCTCGTTACTAcctttggaaatttttttaccTGTACATAATcttattccaataaaaattacagtGGAAACAAATTTAGACTTTTAAAAATGACTGCTCCCTTCTTTTCTAATAATAGCAATGACCATTTAAGTACTTTAGGGAATTGTGATAACTTCAGGTTCATTTTATGAGGTTTCAAAGGTACTTTGCATTATACTGATCACATTTACTTCTGTTTGTTTTTGATTggaaaatttaagaaacatataGAACAAGAATAATCATTTTCTTACTTTGGTATTGTTGTCAACAGACAAAGGTCAGTCGGGAGGTAAGGTAGTTAGATTAGGTTTTAATTGTAGCTTAAGGATTCAGCTTCCAGCGAGTTAACCTAAACGCATTGCACACCCTAGTTCTGTCTCCCCAGAGCGATTGCATCATGTAACCTTGAATTTTCAATTCAGTGGTGAGTTTTAAACTGTGCAAGTATTTCCTTAAATGACCATGTCCAGTAATATGAGGTGAGATTTATTTCAGAAGGCATTTAATTAACCTCACCAGCCAGTTTGTAAACTGGGTGTTGGTGTCTCTTACGTGTTTCTTGACAAATGATTACCCAGAAAA
This Homalodisca vitripennis isolate AUS2020 chromosome 3, UT_GWSS_2.1, whole genome shotgun sequence DNA region includes the following protein-coding sequences:
- the LOC124358013 gene encoding WD repeat-containing protein 18; protein product: MAAVEEIAITSCLNDITAWDVQTGNALMVYKGDSAVAPGGLSVLAAQYVVAALQQKPLLRVWPVNSQQPLSTPRFVCPGRVNLAQASPDGCYIAVTILEKIHVYQVASGRIVWSGVHHLQPINVVKWSVDGGLVVCGGQDGLVTVWGLSHTTTGPTSTPTPRLVLADHSLPITDLTVSSPRLVTVSSDHTCKMYDLEGGSLLVSVVVNSLPTSVALSPLETEVYVGTADGPVLVISMTSPPRQLEYHLDAENTKVLSGHSAAVRSLSASRCGSLLLSGSVDGSVKLWNVVSGHCELDLSHQGPVTNAFFAPKAPQMFHTELKPSVVLSGFQTANSEQTDCISVITERPLALCSDRTLTVDTTQTDPSSEARIKSMQMEIDLLRSINSNLYRFSVNKIIRNNKTVSPVARTVEGTGPNKTSKKKNNLKKTSKHGFNSQTKHVVPVIGSSVNGISKKKKKKKRKNKIEITN